DNA from Paratractidigestivibacter faecalis:
GTGGCCGTCATCCCCGACGGCCTGGGCGTCGTCGTGGCCCAGCACTAGGGCTCTCTGGCGCGTCGGCATGTGGTGTGCGGCCGCGCACCTGTGCCGGCGCGCCTTGCCGTTAAATAATCGTTGCAACTACCTAAGGAGTTTTACGCGTGGCTAGCTTTGACCTTCTCTACCACATGCTGTGCGAGTTTGGCAGCACGGCGCTCATGATCATCTTCGGCGTGGGCGTTCACTGCGACACCGTCCTCAAGGGTGCCAAGTACCAGGGCTCCGGCCACATGTTCGCAATCACCACCTGGTCCTTTGGCATCTCGGTGGCCCTGTTCATCTTTGGCGGTGCCGTCTGCATGAACCCGGCCATGGTCCTGGCCCAGTGCATCGTGGGCCTGGTGCCCTGGTCCTCCTGCATCCCGTACATGGTCGCTGACATGCTCGGCGGCTTTGCGGGAGCTGTCGTTGCGTGGTTCATGTACGCCGACGAGTTCCGCGCGTCCGAGGGCGTGGTCGACCCCATCGCTCAGCGCAACATCTTCTCGACCAACCCCACCGAGGGCTTGCAGAACCTCCCGCGCGACTTCTTCTGCGAGGCCATCTGCACCTTCGTCTTCATCAGCGCGATTCTGGCCGCGGCCAGCCGCGCGGGTGAGAACGTCCTCATGCTGGCCATCTGCGTGGGCCTCATCGTCTGGGCCGTCGGCATGGGCATGGGCGGCATCACCGGCTTTGCCATGAACCAGGCCCGTGACCTCGGCCCGCGCTTTGCCTACCAGGTGCTTCCCATCAAGGACAAGGCCGACAACAACTGGAAGTACGGCCTGCTGGTTCCTGGTCTGGCCCCGTTTGTGGGCGCCGTCCTGGCCGCGCTCTTCGTTCACGGCTTCCTGGGCCTGTTCTAGGCCACAGCCCAACCATCCGCTGTTCAGAGAGCTGGCAAGGGCCGGGCGGCGAGTCTTTTGAGGCTCGCCGCCCGGCCCTTCTTGCGTTTCTCCGCGCACCTACTCAAACAGCGGCTTGGTGGCGCGCAGAAAGTCCTCCGCCAGCTCCTGGGGCATGGAGGCAAAGTCGCTCCAGGCCCACCACTGGACCATGCCCACGAAGGTGGCTGCGATGTGGTGCAGAAGGAAGCTTCGGTTCATCTGGCCCGCCTGCCCCGTGGGTTCCTCGGGCACCGTCCGCGCGGCGCGAGAGACTATGGCGTGGCGCAGGCAGTCGGCAAACCGCCTTGACCCGGCGCCCTTGACCAGGGCCTTTACTCCCTCGCGACGGTCCCAGAGGTTCTGGAGGACCTGCTCGAGCTGCTGCTCCGGGCCAAGGTCGGAGCCGTCGTCCACCCTGAGGGCGCAGGTGCAAAGTCCGCTCACCAGCTCGGCGAGAAGGTCGTCCTTGCCCTTGAACTGGGCATAGAAGGTGGCGCGACCCACTCCGGACCGGGCGAGGATGTCCGCCACGGTGATCTTGGCGTAGTCCCGCTCAAGAAGCAGCTCGGAGAAGGCCTGTTCTACGGCAAGGCGGCTGCGGCGCTTGCGGGCGTCCATCAGGCGTCGGCCTCCACCGCGGCTGCCTCGACGGCGCGGAAGACCTCCTGGAACGAGGCTCCCGTGCGCTCGCATGCCGCAACCACGGAGCCGTACTCCGGGTAGGAGCGCACGCTCCCATTGGGCAGGACCACGCGCTTAGTGGCGATGGAGCCAAAGCGCGTCTGCACTTCGTCGGGCTGGCGACGCAGCGGGTGGCGCAGCATGGTCATGGACCGAATGCCAATGGTGGTGGTGTTCTCAAAGATAAGGTCCATGAGCTGCTGCTGGTTTGACTCGTCGCAGATGACCTCGAGCTGGTAGCCGGGACGCCCCTTCTTCATGACCACGGGGACGGCGTGTGCGTCGCGGGCGCCGGCCGCCATGAGGAGCTCGATGGTGCGCCCGAGGGCCTCGCCCGTGCAGTCGTCGAGGTCGCACTCAAGCTTGGTGACGGGGTGCTCGGCACCGGGGTCGTCATCGGCCGCCTCCTCGTCGCGGGCGCCCGCGACCTCGGCCAGCGTCACGCGCAGCACGCCGGCGGTGTTCTCGTAGGCGCGCTTGCCGGCCCCGTAGCCGCAGGCCAGGATGCGATAGGAGTCCGGAAGCTCGGCGGAGGTGCGCAGGGCCGCCACGATTGCGGCGCCCGTCGGCGTCACCAGCTCGCCGTGGACGGGGGCGGGCACGAGCTCGATCCCCGCGGCGGAGCACAGGTTGGCCACAGCGGGGACGGGGATGGGCATCATGCCATGGGCGCAGCGGATGGTTCCGTGGCCCTCGCTGAGGCAGGGCACGACGACCTGGTCCACGCCCAGGTCGTCAAGGCAGGCAGCGACGGCGCAGATGTCCACGATGGAGTCCACGGCACCCACCTCGTGGAGCATGACGGTGTCCGGCGTGGCGCCGTGCGCCTTGGCCTCCGCCTCGGCAAGCTTGCCAAAGACGGCCAGGGCCAGCTCCTTGGCGCGGGCGGTCAGCCCCGAGGCCTCGATGACGGCGCGCACGTCCGCGAGCGAGCGGTGCGCGTGGTGGTGCCCATGCCCGTGATCGTGGCCGTGAGCGTGCTCGTGGCAGTGCTCGGCCTCGTGCTCGTGGCAATGCTCGTGCTCGTGCCCCTCGTCGTGGTGGTGATGGTGCTCGTGCCCGTCCGCGCCATTCTCGCCAAAGAGCCAGGCCATGTCGTGGTCGTGGTTCTGGTGCTCGTCGTCCAGGACGACGTCAAAGTCGCAGGCAGAGAGGCCGCTCTTGGCCACCCGGCTCACGCGGGCCTCAAACCCGTGGACGGGCAGGGTCGCGAGGGCCGCCATGAGGCGCTCCTCGCTGGCACCCAGGTCAAGGAGGGCCGCCACGGTCATGTCTCCGCTGATGCCCGACGTTCCGTCAAAGATGAGGGCCCTCTGCCGGCCCTGCTCGTTGCTCATATGGTCTCCCTAGTCCCTGTCGCTCAGATGGTTGATGAGGCTTGCCTGGTAGCCGGCCCCAAACCCGTTGTCTATGTTCACGACGCTCACGCCGCTTGCGCAGGAGTTGAGCATGCTCAGCAGCGCGGCCACGCCGCCGAGGCTGGCCCCGTACCCCACGCTCGTGGGAACGGCGATGACGGGGCAGCTCACCAGGCCGCCGATGACGCTGGCAAGCGCCCCCTCCATGCCTGCGACGGCAATGACGACCTGCGCCCGCGCCAGGTCCTCGGCATGGGCCAGCAGGCGGTGGAGGCCCGCCACGCCCACGTCCCAGACGCGCTCGACGCGGTTGCCCAGGAACTCCGCCGTGAGGGCGGCCTCCTCGGCCACGGGCAGGTCGCTCGTCCCGGCGCAGGCCACCACAATGCGGCCGTTGCCCGAGGGCTCGGGCATGCCACCCGCAATGGCAAGGCGGGCGTCCTCGCGGTAGTCCCAGCCGGCGTCGCAGGTCATGAGCGCACGGGCCTCGGCGGCCTTCTGCGGGTCAAGGCGCGTGACCAGCACGTGCCGCTGCCCTGCGGCCACCAGGGCGTCGACGATGCCCGCCACCTGCGCGGCCGTCTTGCCCTGGCCAAAGACCACCTCACCCGCGCCCTGACGTACGCCCCGCGCCAGGTCCAGCTGGGCATAGCCGATGTCTGCCACCGGCGCGGATTGAATCTGTGCCAGCGCCTCCGCGACGCCGGTCCTGCCGTTCGCGACCTTGTCGAGAAGTGCCTTGAGCTCGCTCTTGTCCATGGCCTACGCCTCGGTGGGCATGGTCGCTGCGTCAGTGCCGGCCTCTGCCGCCTCGCGCTCGCGAGCCGCCTTGGCCGCGGCGTTCTCGCGGGCAAGGGCGGCCGCCTCGGCGACGCTGGGTTCGATGTTGCCGTCGGTGCGCACGCGGTCGGCAGCGTCGGGGTGGGAAGCCATGAAGCGGTCCACCGTGGCGGCAAGGGACTCGGGCGTGATGGCCTCGTTCTTGCCAAAGTAGGCGCCGTAGCAGGCGTAGCTCGGCTTGTTGGCCGTGGGTAGCCCCAGCTTGGCGGACTCCTCGCGCACCATGTCCTTGGTCATGCCCGCCGCGCGCAGCGGAGAGACAATGCCAAGCTCGTGGATGGCGCGGAAGCCCGGCCTGCGGTCCTCGCGGTCGCTCGCGTTGGTGCCGTCCAGCAGCACGGTGCGGCCGTCGGCGCGCATGTGCTCGAGGATGGTGCCAAACACCATGGACTTGCAGTGGTAGCAGCGGTCCCACGGGTTGGCGCGCAGGTCGTCGTGGCCGCTCCAGATGTTGATGGGAATTATCTCCTGCTCGGCGCCCAGCATCTTGGCGATGGTCACGGAGTCGTCCGTGTCGCGCGTGATCTGGAGGTCGTCAAGGATGGTGTAGGCCTTCACGTCGTAGCCCTGACGCAGGAGCTCTGCCAACAGGTAGCACGAGTCCACGCCACCGGAGTAGGCAAGTCCGTAGCGGACGTTCTTGTCGAGGTCAAACTGCATGGATGGCGTCCCTTCTCCTGGGTTAAGACGCATCCATGGTAGCCTCAGATTCCGAACATATCGTCCAATATGTTCGGTTTCTTAACAACGCCATAGCGGGCTCCCCTATAATCTGCCCCACTGACACTAATGACATATGGAGGGGTTTCATGGGCGAGAAGCACGTTGCGTCGCTTGGCGGTATGACCAGAAGGGCGTTCTTTGGCGGCACGGCTGTCGTTGCGTGCGGCGCTGCGCTTGCAGGCTGCGGCACCGGCGGCTCCCAGAGCGACGCGTCCGGCTCTGCCGCTCAAGCCGGCGACACCCGCACCGTCACCATTGCAATGAGCCCCACCAACGAGCCCGACGCCGGCTTTGACCCGTGCGTGGCCTGGGGCTGCGGTGAGCACGTGCACGAGCCGCTCATCCAGTCAACGCTGATCACCACCAAGGAGGACATGTCCTTCGAGTGCGACCTTGCCACGGGCTATGAGTGCTCCGAGGACGGCCTCACCTGGACCTTCGCCCTGCGCGACGACGCCAAGTTCAGCGACGGCAAGCCCGTGCTGGCCGGCGACGCCGCCTTCACGATCAACACCATCCGCGAGTCCAAGAACGCCCAGGCCGACCTCTCCATGGTCGAGGAGGCCACGGCTCCCGATGACGCCACGCTGGTCCTGCGCCTCTCCAAGCCCTACAACGCGCTTCTCTACACCCTGGCCGTGGTGGGCATCGTCCCCGAGCACGCCTACGGGGCGGACTACGGCAGCGCCCCCATCGGCTCCGGCCGCTACGTGCTTGCGCAGTGGGATCACGGCCAGCAGGTCATCCTCGAGGCCAACCCGTCCTACTACGGCGAGGCCCCGCAGATGGAGCGCGTGGTTGTGGTCTTCATGGAGGAGGACGCGGCGCTGGCTGCCGTGCGCTCCGGCCAGGTGGACATGGCCTACACCTCCGCGACCCTGGCCGACCAGCAGGTGAGCGGCTACACGCTCGAGTCCTATGACACCGTGGACTCCCGTGGCTTCCAGATGCCCGTCATCCCCTCGGGCTCCACGCGCGAGGACGGTCCCAACACCTATCCCGCCGGCAACGACGTCACGTGCAACCTTGAGGTCCGTCGCGCCGTCAACCTGGTCATCGATCGCCAGGCCATTGTGAACGACGTGCTCGGCGGCCACGGCAGCGTTGCCTACAGCATCGGTGACGGCATGCCCTGGGCAAGCGAGGACATGCGCTGCGAGCAGGATGTCAGCGCCGCGCAGGCGCTCCTCGAGGAGGCCGGCTGGACAAAGGGCGCCGACGGCATCTATGCCCGAGACGGCCTTTCTTGCGCCTTCGACCTCTACTACCCCACGGGTGACTCCGTCCGCCAGGCCATGGCGAACGCCCTGGCGGACCAGCTGGGCAAGGCGGGCATCTCCGTCACGCCGCATGGTGGCAGCTGGGACGACCTCTATCCCCACGAGTTCAGCGACCCCATCATGTGGGGCTGGGGCTCCAACTCCCCGTCTGACGTCTACGAGCTCAACTACTCCGCGGGAACCATGAACTTCTCGTGCTACGAGAACCCCGCGACCGACGCCTACCTGGACGAGGCGCTTGCCACCAAGACCGTCGAAGAGTCCTTCCCGCTGTGGCAGCGTGCCGAGTGGGACGGCACCACGGGCATCGCTCCGCAGGGTGACGCCACGTGGGCCTGGATTGCCAACGTGAGCCACCTCTACTTCAAGCGTGAGGGCCTGAAGGTCGCTCGTCAGAAGCTGCAGCCCCACGGTCACGGCTGGTCCGTCCTCAACAACGTGGACCTCTGGAGCTGGGAGTAGCGTGGACGAGCCTGGCGAGAAAAGCGCGGCCGCGAGTCGCTTCGGGGCGCCCCGGGCGACCGGGGCGTTTTGGCTGCCCCGTCCCGTGTCCGCGCTGCTCAGGCTTCTGCTGCTGCTTGCGGCCACGAGCGTGGTGACGTTTGCCCTGGTGGCGGCTTCGCCCGTCGACCCGGTGAAAGCAAACCTCGGCCAGGCGGCCTACGCCCAGATGAGCGAGGGTCAGCGCGCCCAGCTCGCCGAGTACTGGGGCGCGGACACGCCCCTTCCGGAGCGCTACGCCCACTGGCTCTCCGGCGCCCTGCGCGGAGACTTGGGCCAGAGCCTGCGCTTCGGGCGGCCCGTGACCGAGGTGGTGGGGGAGCGCTTTGCCAACTCCGCCGCCCTCATGGCCTGCGCCTGGCTTCTTGCCGGCGTTGTGGGCCTGGGCCTGGGCGTCCTCGCGGGGAGCTGCCGCGGGAGCCTGGTGGATCGCGTCGTGAGCGGCATCTGCCTCGCACTCTCGTCGACGCCGTCCTTCTGGCTGGGCCTTTTGGCCGTCATGGTCTTCTCTGTGGCGCTTGGGTGGTTCCCGCTGGGCTTCTCCGTTCCCATCGGCGTCGACGCAGCGCAGGTCTCCTGGGCCGACAAGCTCCACCACATGGTGCTTCCCGCGCTGGTACTGGGCGTTGCCAATGCGCCCTCAATTGCGCTCCACACCAGGCAGAAGACCGTCGAGGTCCTGGAGAGTGACTACGTGCGCTTTGCCCTGGGGCGGGGAGAGACGCCGCGTCAGGTGCTTCTGCGCCACGGCATGAGGAACCTCGTGCTGCCCGCGGTGACGCTGGAGTGCGCGTCCGTGGGAGAGATATTTGGCGGCTCGGTGCTGGTGGAGCAGGTCTTCTCGTACCCAGGCCTGGGACAGGCCGCGGTGACGGCGGGCCTTGGCGGAGACGCGCCGCTGCTCGTGGCCATAGCGCTGGCGTCTGCCCTGGTGGTCTTTGCGGGCAACGCCGCAGGAGACGCCATCTGTGCCCTCATTGACCCCAGAGTCCGCGATAGGAGGCGAGAGGCCAATGGCGCAAGGTGACGTTCTGACGGGGGCGGCTGCCAACCCCGCGGCTCCGCTGCTGCACGCCTCCGAGGTCAGGGGCGCCGGAAACCGCAGGCGCATGCTCGTGGGCGTGGTCTGCGCCTGCGCATTGTTGCTGGCCGCCGTTGTGGCTGGACGTCTGCTTTGGGACACCGCCGGCACCACGGACTTCTCCTCAAAGTGGCTGGCTCCCTGCCTTGAGCACCCCTTCGGCACCGACTGGATGGGCCGAGACATGCTCGCCCGCACGCTGGCAGGCCTTTCTACCTCGGTCTTTGTGGGCCTTCTGGCCTCGGCAATCTCTGGCGTGGTGGCGCTGGCGCTGGCGCTTCTCGCCGCGCTGGGTGGACGGGCGGCGGACGCTACCGTTGCCTGGCTCGTCGACCTCGTCATGGGCGTTCCCCACATGATCTTGCTCATCCTGGTGAGCTACGCGCTCGGGCGTGGCTTCTGGGGCGTGACGCTGGCAGTCGCGCTCACGCACTGGGGCAGCCTCGCCCGCGTGCTGCGCGCCGAGGCCGTGCAGGTTCGCGACCAGCCGTTCATGGCCCTGGCACGCGCCATGGGCGTCGGCCGAGCCCGCCTGGCACTCACCCACCTGTTGCCTGCGCTTCTGCCGCAGTTGCTCGTGGGCATGGTGCTGGCCTTTCCGCACGCCATCCTGCACGAGGCCTCCATCACGTTCTTGGGCTTCGGCCTCTCGGCAGACGAGCCTGCCATCGGAGTCATCCTCTCCGAGGCCATGCAGTACCTATCGACGGGTAGCTGGTGGCTGGCGGTGCTTCCGGGTGCGGCGCTCGTCGCGGTCGTGCTGGCCTTCGACAGGCTAGGGTCGCTTCTGCGCGACCTGGCTTCCGCCCGCGCGGCGCAGGCCTAGGGAGGTGCCATGGAGAAGGACGAGCAGGTGAAGGCTCAGACGTCTGGGGCGGCGGTCGCGCTGCCACACGCCGACGGCGAGCTGCACCATCATCACAGCCATGCTGGTGGCTCGCATCACGTGGGTGGCCACCACCTCCTGAGCGTGGAGCACCTGAGCGTTGGGTTTGACATGTACGACCCCCAGGCTCCGTTCTGGCGCGCGGGCCGCGTCCGCAGCGAGGTGCTGCACGACCTCACGCTGAGCGTGCATGCGGGAGAGATCCTTGCCGTCGTGGGAGCCAGCGGCTCTGGAAAGACCGTCCTGACCGATGCGCTCATGGGTCGCTGGGAGAACAACGCCGAGGTCAGAGGTTGCGTCTGGTTTGACGGAGAGCTCATGGACGCGGCTGGCCTGCGCGCCCTTGCGGGCCACGGCGTCTCGCTCGTGCCCCAGGGCGTGGGAAGCCTCGACCCGCTCATGCGCGTGGGCGAGCAGGTTCGCGGCGTTGCCCGGGGCGCCACCCGAGCAGAGCGCGCGGCCGACGCCGAGCGCCGCGTCGCCCGGCAGCGCGAGCTCTTTTGCTCCTATGGCCTTGCGCCTGAAGTGGAGCGCATGTACCCGCACGAGCTCTCCGGCGGCATGGCCCGACGCGCGCTGCTCATGTGTGCCCTCATGGACGATCCGCGCCTCATCATCGCCGACGAGCCCACGCCGGGCCTCGACCTTGATCTGGCCGTTCATGCCCTCGATGACCTGCGCTCCTTTGCTGACGGCGGCGGCGGGGTCCTGCTCGTGACCCACGACATCGAGCTGGCGTTGCTGGTTGCCGACCGCGTTGCCGTCTTCAAGGACGGAACCATCGTGGAGGAGACGAGCGTGCAGAGCTTCTCGTCTCCCGAGCTGCTGAGGCATCCCTTCTCGCGAGCGCTCTGGCACGCGCTGCCAGGGCATGACTTTGCGAGCACCGGCGGCGTGGCTGCCAATGCTGGCAATCCGGAGGTGGACGCATGAGTCTCGTGGCACAAGGCCTTTGCTTCTCGTATCCCGGTGGTCGAGAAGTGCTGCGTGACGTGAACCTTGAGGTGACGCCGGGCGAGCGCGTGGCCGTGACGGGGGTCTCGGGAAGGGGCAAGACCACGCTCTGCCGGCTGCTTTCCGGGCACCTGGCCCCTTCGGCGGGCTCAGTCGTCGTTGATGGCGCCCCACTGCCTCTCGTCGGACGCCTTCGACGGAAGGCGAGTCCGGTCCAGCTGCTCTGGCAGCACCCCGAGCAGGCGTTTGACCCCAGGCTCCCGGTCGGCCGTGCCCTCACCGAGGTATCGCAGGCAAACGAGCCGCAGCTAGACGGACTTCTCGATGCGTTTGGTGCCAGGCGGGAGTGGATGGGCCGCCGTCCGCACGAGCTCTCTGGTGGCGAGCTCATGCGCCTGGCCATGGTGCGCGCCCTTGCCTGCCAGCCGCGCTACCTGGTGGCCGACGAATCGACGGCCATGCTTGATGCCGTTACCCAGGCCGAGCTCTGGCAGGTCCTCATGGGGCTCCAGGAGCGCGACGGCTGGGGCCTCGCCCTGGTCTCTCACTCGCCGGCGCTCCTCTCCCGCGTGGCCACCAGAACCTTCGCCCTCTAGTCACGTACAGGCCTCCGACCTCGTTAAGCGATTGCACGTGTTAAGATTCCTTCCTAACGAATCGATTCGCTTAACGCTCACACAAGGGAGGTTCGGTGGGCGAGAAGTACCTCACGCTTGGCCAGGCGGCGCGGGAGCTTGGCGTGACCAAAGCCCGTGTCTCGCAGCTGGGGAGCATGGGCACCCTTGAGACTGCGATGGTCGAGGGCAGAAAGCAGGTCCTTGTGGCCTCCGTGCAAGCCTATGCCCAGCGGAGGGCGCGTTCCTGCGGCTTTCTCCGGCAAATCCCTGACTCTGATGTCTGCCGACTACGAGGTCGCGCGCCTCACGTACGACTGCCAGCGCGAGCGCCCGTTTTCCGTCGTGGAGGTTCTGGATCCCGCTCGCATGCCGCTGGGGACGGTGACCTCTGGCGGCAACGTTAAAGCCCGCGAGTTCAACGACTGGTGGTTCCATCGCTCCATCCCCGATGCGAGGCCCATGTACCTGGCAAAATGCAGGGAGCTTGGGCTTAGCGAGGGCGAGCGGGTCTCCATGCGGGGACACGGCCTCTCGCTGTCCGACTGCTACTGGTTGCTGCCCGATGGCGCCGACCTGGAGTGGTCCCGCATCAACTACTTCCAGAATCACTTCGTGGGCTGCGACGAGGTGGGCGGACCCTGGTTGGCCTCCGTGGGCCTTGACTCTCCGGACAACACCTCCGAGGGGGGAGCTGCCCAAGCGCTGGGCCATAGAGGGCGACGCCCGGGTGCTCTACAAGGGGTCCGGCGCGGACGACCAGCGGCCCTGCAACGAGGTCGTCGCCACAAGGCTGTTCGGTCGGGTGCTCATGCCGGGAAGCTACGTGCCGTACGAGCTCGTGCGTCTTGGTGACGGCCTGGCGTGCCGTTGCCCAGACTTCTTGAACGGCCGGGAGGAGTACATTCCGGCCGTCTACCTGCGTGACTCCATGGGAGCAACGCGGGGCTCCTCAACCTACGACCGGCTGTGCCGTCATGCGGCGCGCCTGGGCGCAAACGAGGGCGAGGTCGGGCTCAGGCTCTGCGAGATGATGGTCTGCGACTCCATCCTCGCCAACGCCGATCGCCATTGGCGCAACTTTGGCTTCATTCGCAACGTCGACACCCTTGAGCTCCGGCCCGCCCCTATCTTCGACACCGGTAACTGCCTCTGGTATGCAAAGACCGATGGCGAGGTTGCCGCATGCGACTGGACCTTCTCTGCAAGGCCGTTTGGGCCCGAGCCGCAGCGCCAGCTGGCCCTCGTGGACCGCGCCGAGTGGTTTGAGCCCGCCTTTCTTGATGGCTTTGTCGAGGAGGCAATGGGTGTCCTGGCCCGCAGCGCGTTTGCCTCGACCCCAGAGAGAGGGTCGTTCATAGAGGAGGGCCTTTCTCGCCGCGTGGCCGCCGTCTCCTCCGTCATGGAGGTCCTGGCGTTCAGGCAGGCCTGGGGGTAGGACCTGGGGCGGGTTCCGTACGCAAAAAGGCCGCCACCCGGAGGTGACGGCCTTCAAAGTCCGGCTTCGCCCTTGGCGAGAAGGACTTACTTGTTCAGAGCGGCGTCCACGGCGACGGCGCAGGCGACGGTGGCACCGACCATGGGGTTGTTGCCCATGCCGATGAGACCCATCATGTCGACGTGCGCAGGCACGGAGGAGGAGCCGGCGAACTGGGCGTCAGAGTGCATGCGGCCCATGGTGTCGGTCATGCCGTAGGAGGCGGGGCCGGCGCCCATGTTGTCCGGGTGCAGGGTGCGGCCAGTGCCGCCACCGGAGGCAACGGAGAAGTACTTCTTGCCGGCCTCGAGGCGCTCCTTCTTGTAGGTGCCAGCGACGGGGTGCTGGAAGCGCGTCGGGTTGGTGGAGTTGCCGGTGATGGAGATGTCGACGTTCTCGTGCCACATGATGGCAACGCCCTCGCGGACGTCGTCGGCGCCGTAGCAGTTGACGGCGGCACGCGGGCCATCGGAGTACGGGATGGTCTCCACGACCTTGAGCTCGCCCGTGTAGTAGTCAAACTGGGTCTTCACGTAGGTGAAGCCGTTGATGCGGGCGATGATCTGGGCGGCGTCCTTGCCCAGGCCGTTCAGGATGACGCGGAGCGGCTTCTTGCGGGCCTTGTTGGCGTTGAGGGCCAGGCCGATGGCGCCCTCGGCGGCAGCGAAGGACTCGTGGCCGGCCAGGAAGGCGAAGCACTCGGTGTCGTCAGAGAGGAGCATGGCGCCCAGGTTGCCGTGGCCCAGGCCGACCTTGCGGTCCTCGGCGACGGAGCCGGGGACGGTGAAGGCCTGGATGCCCTCGCCGATGATGGAAGCGGCCTCGGAAGCGTCCTTGGCGCCCTTCTTGATGGCCAGGGCGCAGCCCAGGGTGTAGGCCCACTCGGCGTTCTGGAAGGCGATGGACTGGGTGTTGTGGACGATCTCGCGCGGGTTGAAGCCCTTGTCGGTGCAGATCTCAAGGGCCTCCTCGAGGGAGGCGATGCCGTTCTCAGCGAGGCACTTGTTGATCTTCTCGACGCGGCGCTCGTAGCCTTCGAAAGTGACTGCCATTGTTATATCCCTCCCTTTCTACTCGTGAACGGGGAACGTGCTGGCGACGGAGTGGGTCTCCTCGTCGGTACGCGGGTCGATGTACTTGGCGGCGTTCTCCCACTGGCCGTAGTGGCCCATGGCGCCCTGGATGGCCTCCTCGGGGGTCTTGCCGGCCTTGAGGGCGTCGGTGAACTTGCCGAGGTTCATGAACTCGAAGGCGATGATCTCGTTCTTGTCGTTCAGAGCCATGCGGGTGACGTAGCCCTGGGCGAGCTCGAGGTAGCGGGCGCCCTTGGCCTTGGTGCCGAACATGGTGCCGACCTGGGAGCGCAAGCCCTTGCCGAGGTCGTCAAGGGAGGCGCCGACGGGCAGGCCGTTCTCGGAGAAGGCGGTCTGGGTGCGGCCGTAGACAATCTGCAGGAAGATCTCGCGCATGGCGACGTTGATGGCGTCGCAGACGAGGTCGGTGTTCAGGGCCTCGAGGATGGTCTTGCCAGGAAGGATCTCGGAAGCCATGGCGGCGGAGTGCGTCATGCCGGAGCAGCCGATGGTCTCGACCAGGGCCTCCTCGATGATGCCGTCCTTGACGTTAAGCGTGAGCTTGCAGGCACCCTGCTGCGGGGCGCACCAGCCCACACCGTGCG
Protein-coding regions in this window:
- a CDS encoding adenine nucleotide alpha-hydrolase family protein, with amino-acid sequence MQFDLDKNVRYGLAYSGGVDSCYLLAELLRQGYDVKAYTILDDLQITRDTDDSVTIAKMLGAEQEIIPINIWSGHDDLRANPWDRCYHCKSMVFGTILEHMRADGRTVLLDGTNASDREDRRPGFRAIHELGIVSPLRAAGMTKDMVREESAKLGLPTANKPSYACYGAYFGKNEAITPESLAATVDRFMASHPDAADRVRTDGNIEPSVAEAAALARENAAAKAAREREAAEAGTDAATMPTEA
- the larB gene encoding nickel pincer cofactor biosynthesis protein LarB is translated as MDKSELKALLDKVANGRTGVAEALAQIQSAPVADIGYAQLDLARGVRQGAGEVVFGQGKTAAQVAGIVDALVAAGQRHVLVTRLDPQKAAEARALMTCDAGWDYREDARLAIAGGMPEPSGNGRIVVACAGTSDLPVAEEAALTAEFLGNRVERVWDVGVAGLHRLLAHAEDLARAQVVIAVAGMEGALASVIGGLVSCPVIAVPTSVGYGASLGGVAALLSMLNSCASGVSVVNIDNGFGAGYQASLINHLSDRD
- a CDS encoding ABC transporter substrate-binding protein, coding for MGEKHVASLGGMTRRAFFGGTAVVACGAALAGCGTGGSQSDASGSAAQAGDTRTVTIAMSPTNEPDAGFDPCVAWGCGEHVHEPLIQSTLITTKEDMSFECDLATGYECSEDGLTWTFALRDDAKFSDGKPVLAGDAAFTINTIRESKNAQADLSMVEEATAPDDATLVLRLSKPYNALLYTLAVVGIVPEHAYGADYGSAPIGSGRYVLAQWDHGQQVILEANPSYYGEAPQMERVVVVFMEEDAALAAVRSGQVDMAYTSATLADQQVSGYTLESYDTVDSRGFQMPVIPSGSTREDGPNTYPAGNDVTCNLEVRRAVNLVIDRQAIVNDVLGGHGSVAYSIGDGMPWASEDMRCEQDVSAAQALLEEAGWTKGADGIYARDGLSCAFDLYYPTGDSVRQAMANALADQLGKAGISVTPHGGSWDDLYPHEFSDPIMWGWGSNSPSDVYELNYSAGTMNFSCYENPATDAYLDEALATKTVEESFPLWQRAEWDGTTGIAPQGDATWAWIANVSHLYFKREGLKVARQKLQPHGHGWSVLNNVDLWSWE
- a CDS encoding ABC transporter permease translates to MAQGDVLTGAAANPAAPLLHASEVRGAGNRRRMLVGVVCACALLLAAVVAGRLLWDTAGTTDFSSKWLAPCLEHPFGTDWMGRDMLARTLAGLSTSVFVGLLASAISGVVALALALLAALGGRAADATVAWLVDLVMGVPHMILLILVSYALGRGFWGVTLAVALTHWGSLARVLRAEAVQVRDQPFMALARAMGVGRARLALTHLLPALLPQLLVGMVLAFPHAILHEASITFLGFGLSADEPAIGVILSEAMQYLSTGSWWLAVLPGAALVAVVLAFDRLGSLLRDLASARAAQA
- the larD gene encoding D/L-lactic acid transporter LarD; the protein is MASFDLLYHMLCEFGSTALMIIFGVGVHCDTVLKGAKYQGSGHMFAITTWSFGISVALFIFGGAVCMNPAMVLAQCIVGLVPWSSCIPYMVADMLGGFAGAVVAWFMYADEFRASEGVVDPIAQRNIFSTNPTEGLQNLPRDFFCEAICTFVFISAILAAASRAGENVLMLAICVGLIVWAVGMGMGGITGFAMNQARDLGPRFAYQVLPIKDKADNNWKYGLLVPGLAPFVGAVLAALFVHGFLGLF
- a CDS encoding ABC transporter permease; the protein is MSALLRLLLLLAATSVVTFALVAASPVDPVKANLGQAAYAQMSEGQRAQLAEYWGADTPLPERYAHWLSGALRGDLGQSLRFGRPVTEVVGERFANSAALMACAWLLAGVVGLGLGVLAGSCRGSLVDRVVSGICLALSSTPSFWLGLLAVMVFSVALGWFPLGFSVPIGVDAAQVSWADKLHHMVLPALVLGVANAPSIALHTRQKTVEVLESDYVRFALGRGETPRQVLLRHGMRNLVLPAVTLECASVGEIFGGSVLVEQVFSYPGLGQAAVTAGLGGDAPLLVAIALASALVVFAGNAAGDAICALIDPRVRDRRREANGAR
- the larC gene encoding nickel pincer cofactor biosynthesis protein LarC, producing the protein MSNEQGRQRALIFDGTSGISGDMTVAALLDLGASEERLMAALATLPVHGFEARVSRVAKSGLSACDFDVVLDDEHQNHDHDMAWLFGENGADGHEHHHHHDEGHEHEHCHEHEAEHCHEHAHGHDHGHGHHHAHRSLADVRAVIEASGLTARAKELALAVFGKLAEAEAKAHGATPDTVMLHEVGAVDSIVDICAVAACLDDLGVDQVVVPCLSEGHGTIRCAHGMMPIPVPAVANLCSAAGIELVPAPVHGELVTPTGAAIVAALRTSAELPDSYRILACGYGAGKRAYENTAGVLRVTLAEVAGARDEEAADDDPGAEHPVTKLECDLDDCTGEALGRTIELLMAAGARDAHAVPVVMKKGRPGYQLEVICDESNQQQLMDLIFENTTTIGIRSMTMLRHPLRRQPDEVQTRFGSIATKRVVLPNGSVRSYPEYGSVVAACERTGASFQEVFRAVEAAAVEADA
- a CDS encoding TetR/AcrR family transcriptional regulator is translated as MDARKRRSRLAVEQAFSELLLERDYAKITVADILARSGVGRATFYAQFKGKDDLLAELVSGLCTCALRVDDGSDLGPEQQLEQVLQNLWDRREGVKALVKGAGSRRFADCLRHAIVSRAARTVPEEPTGQAGQMNRSFLLHHIAATFVGMVQWWAWSDFASMPQELAEDFLRATKPLFE